Proteins encoded by one window of Pseudonocardia alni:
- a CDS encoding sugar phosphate isomerase/epimerase family protein gives MTPSRPSTADLPGAAPVALSTASVYPEGVAAGFEIAGELGYDGVELMIWTDPVSQDPRAVERLAHRHGVPILAVHAPCLAVTQRVWGADPVHRLRRTVEVAARLGARTVVVHPPFRWQRRYAGVFADEVVRAHEVHDVTLPVENMFPVTRGAISTVPYALGHDPTEVGFGAYTLDLSHTAAAGVDALDLAGRMGDRLTHLHLTDGSGAPRDEHLVPGRGAQPCAEVCQRLADSRFAADGGTVVLEVSTRRCRTRQERTALLAESLLFARLHLTPTMSAAAPTRG, from the coding sequence GTGACACCGTCGCGCCCGTCCACCGCCGACCTGCCCGGGGCGGCACCCGTCGCGCTGTCCACGGCCTCGGTCTACCCGGAGGGCGTCGCCGCCGGGTTCGAGATCGCCGGTGAGCTGGGCTACGACGGCGTCGAGCTCATGATCTGGACCGACCCGGTCAGCCAGGACCCGCGCGCGGTCGAGCGCCTCGCGCACCGCCACGGGGTGCCGATCCTCGCCGTGCACGCCCCCTGTCTCGCCGTCACCCAGCGCGTCTGGGGGGCTGACCCGGTGCACCGGCTGCGGCGCACCGTCGAGGTCGCGGCCCGGCTCGGCGCGCGCACCGTGGTGGTGCACCCGCCGTTCCGCTGGCAGCGCCGCTACGCCGGCGTCTTCGCCGACGAGGTCGTCCGCGCCCACGAGGTCCACGACGTCACGCTGCCGGTGGAGAACATGTTCCCGGTGACCCGCGGCGCGATCAGCACCGTGCCCTACGCGCTCGGCCACGACCCGACCGAGGTCGGGTTCGGCGCGTACACCCTCGACCTGTCGCACACCGCCGCGGCCGGCGTCGACGCCCTCGACCTCGCCGGGCGGATGGGGGACCGGCTCACCCACCTGCACCTCACCGACGGCTCCGGCGCCCCGCGCGACGAGCACCTGGTCCCCGGCCGCGGGGCGCAACCGTGCGCCGAGGTGTGCCAGCGCCTGGCGGACTCCCGGTTCGCCGCGGACGGCGGCACGGTCGTCCTGGAGGTGTCGACCCGGCGCTGCCGGACCCGGCAGGAGCGCACGGCGCTGCTCGCCGAGTCGCTGCTGTTCGCCCGGCTGCACCTCACACCGACGATGTCCGCCGCCGCCCCTACCCGTGGGTAA
- a CDS encoding Ppx/GppA phosphatase family protein, whose translation MRLAVLDVGSNTVHLLVVDAHRGAHPKPMSSEKDQLRLAEHLDRRGALGRDGVKALLESVHRARDTARAAGCDDLLAFATSALRDATNSAEVLARVQRETGVALEVLPGEDEARWTFLAVRRWCGWSAGRLLVLDIGGGSLELAVGRDETPDVAASVPLGAGRLTRDAFTSDPPSRAEVAALTERVRDEIAPVAGRLRAAGRPDRAVGTSKTFRTLARLAGAAPSSAGPGARRTLTAQGLRQLSAFITRMSGPDLAELDGVSASRAHQLVAGAVVAQAAMDALGVTELEICPWALREGVILRRFDMLDGTNGDDRSAQTSPGGLGPLTTHRARWS comes from the coding sequence GTGCGCCTGGCCGTTCTCGACGTGGGGTCCAACACCGTTCACCTCCTGGTGGTGGACGCCCACCGGGGTGCTCACCCGAAGCCCATGTCGTCGGAGAAGGACCAGCTGCGCCTGGCCGAGCACCTCGACCGCAGGGGAGCGCTGGGCCGCGACGGTGTGAAGGCGCTGCTGGAGAGCGTGCACCGGGCCCGGGACACCGCCCGGGCCGCCGGCTGCGACGACCTCCTGGCGTTCGCCACGTCCGCGCTGCGCGACGCGACGAACTCCGCCGAGGTCCTCGCCCGGGTGCAGCGCGAGACCGGGGTGGCGCTGGAGGTCCTGCCCGGCGAGGACGAGGCCCGCTGGACCTTCCTCGCCGTCCGCCGCTGGTGCGGCTGGTCGGCCGGGCGGCTGCTCGTGCTCGACATCGGCGGCGGCTCGCTGGAGCTGGCCGTCGGGCGCGACGAGACCCCCGACGTCGCCGCGTCGGTGCCGCTGGGTGCGGGCCGGCTGACCCGCGACGCGTTCACCTCCGACCCGCCGTCGCGGGCGGAGGTCGCCGCGCTGACCGAGCGTGTCCGCGACGAGATCGCCCCCGTCGCCGGACGGCTGCGTGCCGCGGGGCGCCCGGACCGGGCCGTCGGCACCTCCAAGACCTTCCGGACGCTGGCCCGGCTCGCCGGTGCCGCGCCGTCCAGCGCCGGGCCGGGCGCCCGCCGCACGCTGACCGCGCAGGGCCTGCGCCAGCTGTCGGCGTTCATCACCCGGATGTCGGGTCCCGACCTCGCCGAGCTCGACGGTGTGAGCGCCAGCCGGGCGCACCAGCTCGTCGCCGGGGCGGTCGTCGCGCAGGCCGCGATGGACGCCCTCGGCGTGACCGAACTCGAGATCTGTCCGTGGGCGTTGCGCGAGGGAGTGATCCTCCGGCGCTTCGACATGCTCGATGGGACGAACGGGGACGACCGCTCGGCGCAGACATCCCCGGGCGGGCTTGGACCCTTGACAACACACAGGGCACGGTGGTCGTGA
- a CDS encoding response regulator transcription factor: MTRVLIVEDEESFADPLAFMLRKEGFTTAVAANGNDALSEFDRNGADIVLLDLMLPGMSGTDVCKALRSRSAVPVIMVTARDSEIDKVVGLELGADDYVTKPYSARELIARVRAVLRRGGETGGETEGGTGVLEAGPVRMDVERHVVSVNGDEVALPLKEFDLLEYLLRNVGRVLTRAQLIDRVWGADYVGDTKTLDVHVKRLRSKVEGDPSTPKHLVTVRGLGYKFDV, from the coding sequence ATGACCAGGGTGCTGATCGTCGAGGACGAGGAGTCCTTCGCCGACCCGCTCGCGTTCATGCTGCGCAAGGAGGGGTTCACCACCGCCGTCGCGGCCAACGGCAACGACGCGTTGAGCGAGTTCGACCGCAACGGCGCCGACATCGTGCTGCTGGACCTGATGCTGCCCGGCATGAGCGGTACCGACGTCTGCAAGGCGCTGCGTTCCCGCTCCGCCGTGCCGGTGATCATGGTGACCGCCCGCGACAGCGAGATCGACAAGGTCGTCGGGCTGGAGCTCGGCGCCGACGACTACGTCACCAAGCCCTACTCGGCGCGCGAGCTCATCGCCCGCGTCCGCGCGGTGCTGCGCCGCGGGGGCGAGACCGGCGGCGAGACCGAGGGCGGCACCGGTGTGCTGGAGGCAGGCCCGGTGCGGATGGACGTCGAGCGGCACGTCGTGTCGGTCAACGGCGACGAGGTCGCGCTCCCGCTCAAGGAGTTCGACCTGCTGGAGTACCTGCTGCGCAACGTCGGGCGGGTGCTCACCCGCGCCCAGCTGATCGACCGGGTGTGGGGCGCGGACTACGTCGGCGACACCAAGACCCTCGACGTGCACGTCAAGCGGCTGCGGTCCAAGGTCGAGGGCGACCCCTCGACGCCCAAGCACCTGGTCACGGTGCGCGGGCTCGGCTACAAGTTCGACGTGTGA
- a CDS encoding sensor histidine kinase — protein MTTLAWLITALALLLGLTAGAALARRSSHGRPSPGTGRPPADPVAADGPTLGELLHRTFRQSSSGLAVVGAGGEVLLHNPRAAALGAVAGERLDPRALAACRRVQGRDRLLASGDYTVDLSPLDRTPRGPVAVQASVRSLGDGFALVEAVDTSEVARLEATRRDFVANVSHELKTPVGAVALLAEALLDSLDGLEPADGGEPDPDAVCEVRRFGDKLLREATRMGNLVSELIALSRLTGAERLPALAAVDVDEVVSEALARSRTSAESHAVEITADETSGLVVDGDRTLLVTALTNLLENAIAYSAADSSVSVSRRSVDGSIEIAVTDRGIGIAPEHQQRVFERFFRVDPARSRATGGTGLGLAIVKHVCANHGGEVRLWSRPGTGSTFTMRLPARMGIGGAPHGEAAAGSSPQTAGTGG, from the coding sequence GTGACCACGCTCGCGTGGCTGATCACGGCCCTCGCCCTGCTCCTCGGTCTCACCGCCGGGGCCGCACTGGCGCGACGGTCGTCGCACGGCCGACCCAGCCCCGGCACCGGCCGCCCCCCGGCGGACCCCGTGGCCGCCGACGGACCCACCCTCGGCGAGCTGCTGCACCGCACGTTCCGCCAGTCGAGCTCCGGGCTCGCCGTGGTCGGGGCCGGCGGCGAGGTGCTCCTGCACAACCCGCGGGCCGCCGCGCTCGGCGCCGTCGCCGGTGAGCGGCTCGACCCGCGCGCGCTCGCCGCCTGCCGGCGCGTGCAGGGCAGGGACCGGCTGCTCGCCTCCGGCGACTACACCGTCGATCTCTCGCCGCTGGACCGCACGCCCCGCGGCCCGGTCGCGGTGCAGGCCAGCGTCCGCTCCCTCGGCGACGGCTTCGCGCTGGTCGAGGCCGTCGACACCTCCGAGGTGGCCCGGCTGGAGGCGACCCGGCGCGACTTCGTCGCCAACGTCTCGCACGAGCTCAAGACCCCGGTCGGCGCGGTCGCGCTGCTGGCCGAGGCCCTGCTCGACAGCCTCGACGGCCTGGAGCCCGCCGACGGCGGTGAGCCCGACCCCGACGCCGTCTGCGAGGTCCGCCGGTTCGGCGACAAGCTGCTGCGCGAGGCCACCCGGATGGGGAACCTGGTCTCGGAGCTGATCGCGCTGTCCCGGCTGACCGGCGCCGAACGGCTCCCCGCGCTGGCCGCCGTCGACGTCGACGAGGTCGTCTCCGAGGCGCTGGCCCGCAGCCGCACCTCCGCCGAGTCGCACGCCGTCGAGATCACCGCCGACGAGACCTCGGGGCTGGTCGTCGACGGCGACCGCACGCTGCTCGTCACCGCGCTGACGAACCTGCTGGAGAACGCGATCGCCTACTCCGCGGCGGACTCGTCGGTGTCGGTGAGCCGCCGCTCGGTCGACGGCTCGATCGAGATCGCGGTGACCGACCGCGGCATCGGCATCGCCCCCGAGCACCAGCAGCGGGTCTTCGAGCGCTTCTTCCGGGTCGACCCGGCCCGCTCGCGGGCCACCGGCGGCACCGGTCTCGGCCTGGCGATCGTCAAGCACGTCTGCGCCAACCACGGTGGCGAGGTGCGGCTGTGGAGCCGTCCCGGCACCGGATCGACCTTCACCATGCGCCTGCCCGCCCGGATGGGCATCGGCGGCGCCCCCCACGGTGAGGCTGCCGCCGGCAGCTCCCCCCAGACCGCCGGAACCGGAGGATGA
- a CDS encoding phosphoglyceromutase — MPTLVLLRHGQSDWNAKNLFTGWVDVPLSSQGEAEARRGGELLAEAGVAPDVVHTSLLRRAISTANIALDAADRHWIPVKRDWRLNERHYGALQGKDKKQTLEQYGEEQFMLWRRSYDTPPPAIEKGSEFSQDADPRYAGVDAPLTECLADVVDRFLPYWTEAVVPDLREGKVVLLAAHGNSLRALVKYLDGISDADIAGLNIPTGIPLVYDLDDDLTPTNPGGRYLDPAAAQEAIAGVANQGR, encoded by the coding sequence ATGCCGACCCTCGTACTGCTGCGTCACGGTCAGAGCGACTGGAACGCGAAGAACCTGTTCACCGGCTGGGTGGACGTGCCGCTCTCCTCCCAGGGCGAGGCGGAGGCCCGCCGGGGCGGCGAGCTGCTGGCCGAGGCGGGCGTCGCGCCCGACGTCGTGCACACCTCGCTGCTGCGCCGGGCCATCTCCACCGCGAACATCGCCCTCGACGCCGCCGACCGGCACTGGATCCCGGTCAAGCGCGACTGGCGCCTCAACGAGCGCCACTACGGCGCGCTGCAGGGCAAGGACAAGAAGCAGACCCTGGAGCAGTACGGCGAGGAGCAGTTCATGCTCTGGCGCCGCTCCTACGACACCCCGCCGCCCGCGATCGAGAAGGGCTCGGAGTTCTCCCAGGACGCCGACCCGCGCTACGCCGGCGTCGACGCCCCGCTGACCGAGTGCCTGGCCGACGTCGTCGACCGGTTCCTGCCCTACTGGACCGAGGCCGTGGTGCCGGACCTGCGCGAGGGGAAGGTCGTGCTGCTCGCCGCGCACGGCAACTCGCTGCGCGCGCTGGTGAAGTACCTCGACGGCATCTCCGACGCCGACATCGCCGGCCTGAACATCCCCACCGGCATCCCGCTGGTCTACGACCTCGACGACGACCTGACGCCGACGAACCCGGGCGGGCGCTACCTCGACCCGGCCGCGGCGCAGGAGGCCATCGCCGGGGTGGCGAACCAGGGCCGCTGA
- the rocD gene encoding ornithine--oxo-acid transaminase, whose amino-acid sequence MTAVVPGTDPQIALAEEFGTANYAPLPVVLSHGDGAWVTDVDGVRYLDALAGYSALNFGHRHPALTAAAHAQLDTLTLTARAFHNDRLPAFQRDLAALTGTEAVLPMNTGAEAVESAVKVARAWGYRVKGVRPGAARIVVAGGNFHGRTTTVVSFSDDPVARDDFGPFTPGFDRVPFGDADALAAALTDDTVAVLLEPVQGEAGVLVPPPGYLRAVRELTEQRGVLLVCDEIQSGLGRAGATLCTDLSGVRADLYTLGKALGGGIVPVSAVVGRRDVLGVLRPGEHGSTFGGNPLAAAVGSAVCALLATGEYQARARELGAHLDARLRALPGLTAVRGVGLWSGVDVDPRIGTGRDVCVALARRGVLAKETHGVTVRLSPPLVVTHDEVDVLVDTFGAALGDLSHG is encoded by the coding sequence GTGACCGCCGTGGTCCCGGGCACCGACCCGCAGATCGCCCTCGCCGAGGAGTTCGGCACGGCGAACTACGCACCGTTGCCGGTGGTGCTGTCCCACGGCGACGGCGCCTGGGTCACCGACGTCGACGGCGTCCGCTACCTCGACGCTCTCGCGGGCTACTCCGCGCTCAACTTCGGGCACCGCCACCCCGCGCTCACCGCGGCCGCGCACGCCCAGCTCGACACGCTCACCCTGACCGCGCGGGCGTTCCACAACGACCGGCTGCCGGCGTTCCAGCGCGATCTCGCCGCGCTGACCGGCACCGAGGCCGTCCTGCCGATGAACACCGGCGCGGAGGCCGTCGAGTCCGCGGTGAAGGTCGCCCGCGCCTGGGGGTACCGGGTGAAGGGCGTGCGGCCGGGGGCGGCGCGGATCGTCGTCGCCGGGGGGAACTTCCACGGCCGCACGACGACGGTGGTCTCGTTCTCCGACGACCCGGTCGCCCGCGACGACTTCGGCCCGTTCACCCCCGGCTTCGACCGCGTCCCCTTCGGCGACGCCGACGCGCTGGCCGCCGCGCTCACCGACGACACCGTCGCGGTGCTGCTCGAACCGGTCCAGGGCGAGGCGGGGGTGCTCGTGCCGCCACCCGGCTACCTGCGCGCGGTCCGTGAGCTCACCGAGCAGCGGGGTGTGCTGCTGGTCTGCGACGAGATCCAGTCCGGGCTGGGCCGGGCCGGGGCCACGCTGTGCACCGACCTGTCGGGGGTCCGCGCCGACCTCTACACCCTCGGCAAGGCGCTCGGCGGTGGGATCGTGCCGGTCAGCGCCGTCGTCGGGCGGCGCGACGTGCTCGGCGTGCTGCGCCCCGGCGAGCACGGCTCCACCTTCGGCGGCAACCCGCTCGCCGCCGCTGTCGGGTCCGCGGTGTGCGCGCTGCTGGCGACGGGGGAGTACCAGGCGCGGGCCCGTGAGCTCGGCGCGCACCTGGACGCGCGGCTGCGCGCGCTGCCCGGGCTCACCGCCGTGCGCGGGGTGGGGCTGTGGTCCGGCGTCGACGTCGACCCGCGGATCGGCACCGGCCGCGACGTGTGCGTCGCACTCGCCCGGCGGGGTGTGCTGGCCAAGGAGACCCACGGCGTGACCGTGCGGTTGTCCCCGCCGCTGGTGGTCACCCACGACGAGGTCGACGTGCTGGTGGACACGTTCGGGGCCGCGCTCGGGGACCTTTCCCACGGGTAG
- the ddaH gene encoding dimethylargininase, which yields MTSVLMCRPEHFTVSYRINPWMRPEQATDTRLALAQWETLHAVYRDLGFDVRLVDPLPGYPDMVYAANGGTVIDGTALTARFRHTERAAEGPAYGAWFRAAGFAVHEARHVNEGEGDLLLVGDTVYAGTGFRTDPRAHGEAAEVFGREVVSLQLIDPRYYHLDTAFAVLDPAGGPGAVAYLPGAFDDASQEVLRFRFPDAVVVSDDDAAVLGLNCFSDGRTVVHAPQAEKFAADLAERGFGTVGVDTSELRRGGGGIKCATLELRS from the coding sequence ATGACCTCTGTGCTGATGTGCCGCCCCGAGCACTTCACGGTGAGCTACCGGATCAACCCGTGGATGCGTCCGGAGCAGGCGACCGACACCCGGCTCGCGCTGGCGCAGTGGGAGACCCTGCACGCGGTCTACCGCGACCTCGGGTTCGACGTCCGGCTCGTCGACCCGCTGCCCGGGTACCCGGACATGGTCTACGCCGCCAACGGCGGCACCGTGATCGACGGGACCGCGCTCACCGCCCGGTTCCGGCACACCGAACGCGCCGCCGAGGGGCCCGCGTACGGCGCGTGGTTCCGGGCCGCCGGGTTCGCCGTGCACGAGGCCCGCCACGTCAACGAGGGCGAGGGCGACCTGCTGCTCGTCGGCGACACCGTCTACGCCGGCACCGGGTTCCGCACCGACCCGCGTGCGCACGGCGAGGCCGCGGAGGTGTTCGGCCGCGAGGTCGTGTCCCTGCAGCTGATCGACCCGCGCTACTACCACCTCGACACCGCGTTCGCGGTGCTCGACCCGGCCGGCGGGCCGGGCGCGGTCGCCTACCTGCCCGGCGCGTTCGACGACGCCTCCCAGGAGGTGCTGCGGTTCCGCTTCCCCGACGCGGTGGTCGTCTCCGACGACGACGCGGCCGTACTGGGCCTGAACTGCTTCTCCGACGGGCGCACCGTCGTCCACGCGCCCCAGGCCGAGAAGTTCGCCGCCGACCTGGCCGAGCGCGGGTTCGGCACCGTCGGCGTCGACACCTCGGAGCTGCGCCGGGGCGGCGGCGGGATCAAGTGCGCCACGCTGGAGCTGCGGTCGTGA
- a CDS encoding Lrp/AsnC family transcriptional regulator — translation MDAIDRRLLDLLRVDGRAGWAELGERVGLSASAVRRRVDRLTARGVVRGFTVQVDPDAERTPGVEAYVELFCRGTVAPAELQRMLSAVPEVVTAGTVTGEADALVLLRSRDVRSLEDALERLRLAANVDHTRSAVVLTWLVTR, via the coding sequence ATCGACGCGATCGACCGCAGACTGCTGGACCTCCTCCGGGTCGACGGGCGGGCCGGCTGGGCCGAGCTGGGCGAGCGGGTGGGTCTGTCGGCGTCGGCGGTGCGGCGCCGGGTGGACCGGCTGACCGCCCGCGGCGTGGTGCGGGGCTTCACCGTGCAGGTGGACCCGGACGCCGAACGGACCCCGGGTGTGGAGGCCTACGTCGAGCTGTTCTGCCGCGGCACGGTCGCCCCGGCCGAGCTGCAGCGGATGCTGTCGGCGGTGCCGGAGGTCGTCACGGCGGGGACGGTCACCGGGGAGGCCGACGCACTGGTCCTGCTGCGCTCGCGCGACGTGCGGTCCCTGGAGGACGCTCTGGAGCGGCTGCGGCTCGCCGCGAACGTCGACCACACCCGCTCGGCCGTCGTCCTGACCTGGCTGGTGACTCGTTGA
- a CDS encoding VOC family protein produces MPVQRLNHAVLYVRDVPRSVGFYRDTLGFRPVVELPGGRGAFLQAEGSTNDHDLALFGIGAQAGASQAGRGTVGLYHLAWEVDTLGELARIGERLQAAGALVGASDHGTTKALYAKDPDGLEFEVCWLVPAALIDGDDHDMRIEPLDIAAEIARYGADTRGGIGVSVPA; encoded by the coding sequence GTGCCCGTCCAGCGTCTCAACCACGCCGTCCTCTACGTCCGCGACGTCCCGCGCAGCGTCGGCTTCTATCGCGACACCCTCGGCTTCCGCCCGGTCGTCGAGCTCCCGGGCGGGCGCGGCGCGTTCCTGCAAGCCGAGGGCTCGACCAACGACCACGACCTCGCCCTGTTCGGGATCGGCGCGCAGGCCGGGGCCTCGCAGGCGGGCCGCGGCACCGTCGGGCTCTACCACCTGGCGTGGGAGGTCGACACGCTCGGCGAGCTCGCCCGGATCGGCGAGCGGCTGCAGGCGGCCGGGGCGCTGGTCGGCGCCTCGGACCACGGCACGACCAAGGCGCTCTACGCGAAGGACCCCGACGGCCTGGAGTTCGAGGTGTGCTGGCTGGTCCCGGCGGCCCTGATCGACGGCGACGACCACGACATGCGCATCGAGCCGCTCGACATCGCGGCCGAGATCGCCCGCTACGGCGCGGACACCCGCGGCGGGATCGGCGTCTCGGTCCCGGCCTGA
- a CDS encoding GntR family transcriptional regulator: MTARALVRDGTMPLWQQLLADLRRRLSDGEFDEALPGEFALAADYGVSRHTVREALRRLREDGAVVAGRGRVARPTVRSEIEQPLDEPYSLYVAVESAGRTQRSVVRTFEVRADGVVAARMGLEESTPLVHLERLRLADAEPLAVDRVWLPGELAAPLLDVDFTHTGIYPEYRRRCGIRVDGGMENIRAVLPGRGERELLGIDEGVAALSIERLGLSAGRPVEWRHTLVRGDRFSVTARFSSRSGYRVNLNEPG, translated from the coding sequence ATGACGGCGCGAGCACTGGTCCGCGACGGGACCATGCCGCTGTGGCAGCAGCTGCTCGCGGACCTGCGCCGCCGGCTGTCCGACGGCGAGTTCGACGAGGCCCTGCCCGGCGAGTTCGCGCTGGCCGCCGACTACGGGGTCAGCAGGCACACCGTGCGCGAGGCGCTGCGCCGGCTGCGGGAGGACGGCGCCGTCGTCGCCGGGCGGGGGCGGGTCGCCCGCCCGACCGTGCGCTCGGAGATCGAGCAGCCGCTCGACGAGCCGTACTCGCTCTACGTGGCGGTCGAGTCCGCCGGGCGCACCCAGCGCAGCGTGGTGCGGACCTTCGAGGTCCGCGCCGACGGCGTGGTCGCGGCCCGGATGGGGCTGGAGGAGTCCACGCCGCTGGTGCACCTGGAGCGGCTGCGTCTCGCCGACGCCGAGCCGCTCGCCGTCGACCGGGTGTGGCTGCCCGGGGAGCTGGCGGCGCCGCTGCTCGACGTCGACTTCACCCACACCGGCATCTACCCCGAATACCGGCGCCGCTGCGGGATCCGCGTCGACGGCGGCATGGAGAACATCCGGGCCGTGCTGCCCGGGCGCGGCGAGCGGGAGCTGCTCGGCATCGACGAGGGCGTCGCCGCCCTGTCGATCGAGCGGCTCGGCCTGTCCGCCGGGCGCCCCGTGGAGTGGCGACACACCCTGGTCCGCGGCGACCGGTTCTCGGTCACCGCCCGGTTCTCGTCCCGCTCGGGTTACCGGGTAAACCTCAACGAGCCCGGCTGA
- the gabP gene encoding GABA permease, giving the protein MTETANRTEAGGELKAGLRDRHVTMISIAGVIGAGLFIGSGSAIATAGPAVLLAYLFAGTLVVLVMRMLGEMAAAQPDSGSFSTYADRAIGPWAGFTVGWLYWWFWVLVIPVEATAAAVILNSWLPGVPQWGWALAVTVLLTVTNLFSVANYGEFEFWFALLKVVAIIAFIVVGVLAVLGLLPGFVGDDSSVSGLSRLVSEGGFLPNGPGAVVAAVLVTMFSFMGTEIVTIAAAESGDPARGIGRATRSVIWRIAVFYLASILLVVAIVPWNDPRLPEVGSYQAALEALGVPSAKLIVDVVVLVAVASCLNSALYTASRMLFSLGRRGQAPDLVNRTTGQGVPRFAVLGSTLVGFVAVIANYAFPEEVFAALLATSGAIALLVYLVIAVSQLRMRRVLERDGVAMPVRMWGYPVLTWSVIVVIPVVLVYMATREGSRFELGMTALIAAGVVGVGVLLTRRRARAVVR; this is encoded by the coding sequence ATGACGGAGACCGCGAACCGGACGGAGGCCGGTGGCGAGCTGAAGGCGGGGCTGCGCGACCGGCACGTCACGATGATCAGCATCGCCGGGGTGATCGGCGCCGGGCTGTTCATCGGCTCCGGCAGCGCGATCGCCACCGCGGGCCCCGCGGTGCTGCTGGCCTACCTCTTCGCCGGGACGCTGGTCGTGCTGGTGATGCGGATGCTCGGCGAGATGGCGGCCGCGCAGCCGGACTCCGGCTCGTTCTCCACCTACGCCGACCGGGCGATCGGGCCGTGGGCCGGGTTCACCGTCGGCTGGCTGTACTGGTGGTTCTGGGTCCTCGTGATCCCGGTGGAGGCCACCGCGGCCGCGGTCATCCTCAACTCGTGGCTGCCGGGGGTGCCGCAGTGGGGCTGGGCGCTGGCCGTCACCGTGCTGCTGACGGTGACCAACCTGTTCTCCGTCGCCAACTACGGCGAGTTCGAGTTCTGGTTCGCACTCCTCAAGGTGGTCGCGATCATCGCGTTCATCGTCGTCGGGGTGCTCGCGGTGCTGGGCCTGTTGCCCGGCTTCGTCGGCGACGACTCGTCGGTGTCGGGGCTGTCCCGGCTGGTGTCCGAGGGCGGGTTCCTGCCGAACGGGCCGGGCGCGGTGGTCGCCGCGGTGCTGGTGACGATGTTCAGCTTCATGGGCACCGAGATCGTCACGATCGCGGCCGCGGAATCCGGCGACCCGGCCCGCGGGATCGGCCGGGCCACCCGCTCGGTGATCTGGCGGATCGCGGTGTTCTACCTGGCCTCGATCCTGCTCGTCGTCGCGATCGTGCCGTGGAACGACCCGCGGCTGCCCGAGGTCGGCTCCTACCAGGCGGCCCTGGAGGCGCTGGGCGTCCCGTCGGCCAAGCTGATCGTCGACGTCGTGGTGCTCGTCGCCGTCGCCAGCTGCCTGAACTCGGCGCTGTACACGGCGTCGCGGATGCTGTTCTCCCTCGGTCGCCGCGGGCAGGCCCCGGACCTGGTCAACCGGACCACCGGGCAGGGCGTGCCGCGGTTCGCGGTGCTCGGGTCGACGCTGGTCGGGTTCGTCGCGGTGATCGCGAACTACGCCTTCCCGGAGGAGGTCTTCGCCGCGCTGCTCGCGACCTCCGGCGCGATCGCGCTGCTGGTCTACCTGGTCATCGCGGTGTCCCAGCTGCGGATGCGCCGGGTGCTGGAGCGCGACGGCGTCGCGATGCCGGTGCGGATGTGGGGCTACCCGGTGCTCACCTGGTCGGTGATCGTCGTGATCCCGGTGGTGCTCGTCTACATGGCCACCCGCGAGGGCTCGCGCTTCGAGCTGGGCATGACCGCGCTCATCGCGGCCGGCGTCGTGGGTGTCGGCGTGCTGCTCACCCGGCGTCGCGCGCGGGCCGTCGTGCGGTGA
- a CDS encoding TenA family protein produces the protein MGFSVQLRESTAATWDAAVGHRFVDELWSGSLDRGVLRHYLEQDLQFVDSFLALLGAAVATADRPGPRVRLARQLGLVAGPENDYFERSLGELDGNTEPERTAPTVGFVDLMDSARDAGYAETLAVLVVAEWLYLDWATRPGATTPDDRISREWIELHRGVEFEEWVAFLRDELDRAADRLDPTHRERVAALFVRAVDLELAFFDAAYPG, from the coding sequence ATGGGATTCAGCGTGCAGCTGCGCGAGTCGACGGCCGCGACCTGGGACGCGGCGGTCGGACACCGGTTCGTCGACGAGCTGTGGTCCGGCAGCCTGGACCGCGGCGTGCTGCGGCACTACCTGGAGCAGGACCTGCAGTTCGTCGACTCGTTCCTCGCGCTGCTCGGCGCCGCCGTCGCGACGGCCGACCGGCCTGGTCCGCGGGTCCGGCTGGCCCGTCAGCTGGGGCTGGTCGCGGGCCCGGAGAACGACTACTTCGAGCGCTCGCTCGGTGAGCTGGACGGGAACACCGAGCCGGAGCGGACCGCGCCGACCGTCGGGTTCGTCGACCTGATGGACTCCGCGCGCGACGCCGGGTACGCCGAGACGCTGGCCGTGCTGGTCGTCGCCGAGTGGCTGTACCTGGACTGGGCGACACGGCCGGGCGCCACCACCCCCGACGACCGGATCTCCCGTGAGTGGATCGAGCTGCACCGCGGCGTCGAGTTCGAGGAGTGGGTCGCGTTCCTGCGCGACGAGCTCGACCGCGCCGCCGACCGCCTCGACCCCACCCACCGGGAGCGGGTGGCGGCGCTGTTCGTGCGCGCGGTGGACCTGGAGCTGGCGTTCTTCGACGCCGCCTACCCCGGCTGA